The Lactobacillus sp. CBA3605 genome contains a region encoding:
- a CDS encoding Cof-type HAD-IIB family hydrolase, which translates to MTVKLIATDMDGTFLNSQGDYNRPRFARDYVALQQQGIQFVIASGHQAVELATFFKDYPALWLIGGNGAELMQSQAGLTAATFSPAATQQILQVLAAYPEIQLALCGTRTVHVLKNADVDFLAAMAAYYADLERVTDLQTVTDPVVKFDIICPPARTDQLVYELTPKLAGLAVPASGGQGSLDLIQPGLHKGRALRLLGEQLGISPAEMVAFGDGTNDLEMLRYVHTGVVMGNAPVELQSQGDAIAKCNTEDGVLTYIENEILRK; encoded by the coding sequence ATGACAGTAAAATTAATTGCAACGGATATGGATGGCACGTTTCTGAATAGTCAGGGTGATTATAATCGGCCACGTTTTGCGCGTGACTATGTTGCCTTACAACAGCAAGGTATTCAGTTCGTGATTGCGAGTGGTCACCAAGCAGTTGAGCTGGCGACTTTCTTTAAAGACTATCCGGCCCTTTGGCTAATTGGCGGCAATGGTGCCGAGCTAATGCAATCTCAAGCAGGGTTAACCGCGGCGACTTTTAGTCCAGCTGCCACGCAGCAAATTCTGCAAGTGTTGGCGGCTTATCCGGAAATACAGCTGGCGTTATGCGGTACTCGCACCGTCCACGTGTTAAAAAATGCCGATGTTGATTTTCTGGCGGCAATGGCCGCTTATTATGCTGACTTAGAGCGGGTTACTGATTTGCAGACGGTTACCGATCCGGTCGTTAAGTTTGATATTATTTGTCCCCCAGCGCGGACTGACCAGTTGGTATATGAGTTGACGCCTAAGTTGGCGGGCCTTGCCGTTCCTGCTTCCGGTGGTCAAGGAAGTCTGGATTTAATTCAGCCCGGATTACATAAAGGGCGGGCCTTGCGGTTATTAGGTGAGCAGTTAGGTATTTCGCCGGCCGAAATGGTTGCGTTTGGCGATGGCACGAATGATTTAGAGATGTTGCGATACGTGCATACCGGTGTCGTAATGGGCAATGCCCCGGTTGAACTGCAAAGCCAAGGAGATGCAATCGCCAAATGTAATACCGAAGATGGTGTCTTAACTTACATTGAAAATGAGATTTTACGAAAATGA
- the sufC gene encoding Fe-S cluster assembly ATPase SufC gives MSTLVIKDLKVSVTENEQDRLILTGVNLTINTGETHAIMGPNGTGKSTLAATIMGDPAYHVVSGQVQLDGQDLLTQTVDQRARAGLFLAMQYPAAIKGITNMAFLQAAINARRPKDQPLAVTDFLAQLESNLALLNMPSTMAERYLNAGFSGGEKKRNEILQLLMIQPKFAILDEIDSGLDIDALQVVAKGVNSMRHPDFGTLMITHYQRLLDYIVPDFVHVMMGGRIVKTGDATLAKTLEAEGYAGLRDDLGLAVTLTDDEN, from the coding sequence ATGTCCACTTTAGTGATTAAGGATTTAAAAGTATCGGTTACAGAAAATGAACAGGACCGCTTGATTTTGACCGGGGTTAATCTAACGATTAATACTGGGGAAACCCATGCGATTATGGGACCTAATGGGACTGGTAAGTCAACCTTGGCAGCGACCATTATGGGAGACCCGGCTTATCACGTGGTGAGTGGACAAGTGCAGTTGGATGGTCAAGACTTACTAACCCAAACGGTGGATCAGCGGGCACGTGCGGGCCTTTTTTTAGCGATGCAATATCCGGCTGCAATCAAAGGTATCACGAATATGGCATTTTTACAGGCGGCCATCAATGCGCGGCGTCCCAAAGATCAGCCACTGGCGGTAACTGATTTTTTGGCGCAATTAGAGTCCAACTTAGCCTTGCTTAATATGCCATCAACAATGGCCGAACGCTACTTGAACGCCGGCTTTTCAGGTGGCGAGAAGAAACGCAATGAAATTTTACAGTTATTAATGATTCAACCTAAATTTGCTATTTTAGATGAGATCGATTCCGGCTTGGATATTGATGCCTTACAAGTGGTTGCTAAAGGCGTTAATTCCATGCGACATCCGGATTTTGGAACGTTAATGATTACCCATTATCAGCGATTATTGGATTATATCGTTCCGGATTTTGTCCACGTGATGATGGGGGGCCGCATCGTAAAAACCGGTGATGCAACGTTAGCCAAGACGTTAGAAGCTGAGGGCTATGCTGGTTTGCGTGATGACTTAGGGTTAGCAGTGACGTTAACGGATGATGAAAACTAA
- a CDS encoding CPBP family intramembrane glutamic endopeptidase: MTPYVERSLRRWYLWQLIVLVGAAFVTLFMNGGDFFDLGGMLLIMLLLGAVLPTFETQPLTTHWRRFRRFNHYFQTIVQFLSLPLLVANLILMLSKLSFLDQQGLVAVGFALLIVMFVPVAYVVTRPIESVLGRILMLISVIFSGVLSAQMTMLALPGLTAPTVFKLVGDSSILGALGFVLTVGVLMWAWQFSWPTWRLQPQANWGMLTFIGVLAGLFVIWNAYGAGSSWATTFTTFDFHMKSVSWQLFLGGLEPGIAEEWLYRFAVLALLLRAFKARKHQLEWAIFLSSGLFGAWHLTNALSGQSLSATLEQMIFAAALGCFLAVSYLYSGSLLVPIVIHALTDILSMMASGSQTMTKPDLFEWETLALLVLVFGLVTGYLLTGSRRCLMQRQVDNRLHLKA; the protein is encoded by the coding sequence ATGACACCATATGTGGAACGGTCGCTACGCCGCTGGTATCTGTGGCAATTGATTGTTTTAGTTGGGGCAGCATTTGTGACTTTATTTATGAACGGTGGGGACTTTTTTGATTTGGGTGGGATGTTACTCATCATGCTATTATTGGGAGCGGTGTTGCCGACTTTTGAGACCCAACCGTTAACAACTCATTGGCGGCGTTTTCGCCGATTCAATCATTATTTTCAAACGATTGTGCAATTTTTGAGCTTGCCGCTGTTAGTGGCGAATTTAATATTGATGTTAAGCAAATTATCGTTTTTAGATCAACAGGGATTAGTAGCAGTGGGCTTTGCGTTATTGATAGTGATGTTTGTCCCCGTCGCTTATGTGGTTACTCGGCCGATTGAATCCGTGTTAGGGCGGATCCTAATGTTGATTTCGGTCATTTTTTCTGGTGTCTTGAGTGCCCAGATGACGATGTTGGCATTGCCAGGATTAACTGCTCCCACAGTGTTCAAACTAGTGGGCGATAGTAGTATCTTAGGCGCTTTAGGGTTTGTATTGACCGTTGGCGTATTAATGTGGGCGTGGCAATTTAGTTGGCCGACTTGGCGGCTACAACCGCAAGCAAACTGGGGGATGCTAACTTTTATTGGTGTTTTGGCTGGCTTGTTTGTCATCTGGAATGCTTATGGCGCGGGTAGTTCGTGGGCAACCACATTTACGACTTTTGATTTTCATATGAAGTCAGTCTCGTGGCAGTTGTTTTTAGGTGGCTTAGAACCTGGAATTGCTGAAGAATGGCTTTACCGTTTTGCGGTGTTAGCTTTATTATTACGGGCATTTAAAGCGCGGAAACATCAGCTAGAATGGGCCATCTTTTTGAGTAGTGGTTTATTTGGCGCGTGGCATTTGACGAATGCGTTAAGTGGTCAATCGCTCTCGGCAACGTTGGAACAAATGATTTTTGCGGCGGCCTTGGGGTGTTTTTTAGCGGTTAGTTATTTGTATTCGGGAAGTTTACTGGTGCCAATCGTGATTCATGCGCTGACCGATATTTTAAGTATGATGGCTTCTGGATCGCAAACGATGACCAAGCCAGACTTGTTTGAATGGGAGACTTTGGCATTGTTGGTGTTAGTTTTCGGGTTAGTGACGGGGTATTTATTAACCGGTTCGCGCCGGTGTTTAATGCAACGACAAGTGGATAACCGATTGCATTTAAAGGCCTAA
- a CDS encoding ABC-F family ATP-binding cassette domain-containing protein, giving the protein MLTVNNVSMQFSTRKLYDDVNLKFTPGNCYGVIGANGAGKSTFLKILEGKLQPSSGTVSMGPNERMSSLNQNHFAFDDEEVLATVIRGHEKLYQIMVEKDALYAKADFTDADGLRAAELEGEFAEMDGWNAESEADQMLQDLGIDEAMQHLKMSELTEPQKVKVLLGQALFGNPDVLLLDEPTNGLDVQSISWLENFLADYNKTVIVVSHDRHFLNQVCTHMCDVDFGKITLFMGNYDFWMESSQLASKLQANANAKKADQIKELQEFVARFSANASKSKQATSRKKQLEKITLDDIKPSSRKYPFIKFTPEREIGNDLLKVENVSKTIDGVKILDNISFTLRPNEKTALISRSDVATTTLMQIIGGAMTPDAGTVTWGQTTSRTYLPRDINDEFTNSDLMIIDWLRQYAPKEESDDTFLRGFLGKMLFSGEDVQRKVNVLSGGEKVRGMLSKMMLSRANVLLLDDPTNHLDLESITALNDSLIDFTGALIFTSHDHEFIQTIADHIVEVSAKGVVDRGDTTYDEYLNHEAIQGQVSELY; this is encoded by the coding sequence ATGTTAACCGTAAACAATGTGAGTATGCAATTTTCAACGCGTAAACTTTATGATGATGTTAATCTAAAATTCACCCCGGGTAACTGTTATGGGGTTATTGGCGCTAATGGTGCTGGTAAATCAACATTTTTAAAGATTTTGGAAGGTAAGTTACAACCAAGTAGTGGGACTGTTTCGATGGGACCTAACGAACGGATGTCGAGCTTAAATCAAAATCACTTTGCTTTTGATGATGAAGAAGTCTTGGCAACAGTGATTCGTGGACATGAAAAGTTATATCAAATCATGGTTGAAAAAGATGCACTCTATGCCAAAGCTGACTTTACGGATGCGGATGGTTTACGAGCCGCTGAACTTGAAGGCGAATTTGCTGAAATGGACGGCTGGAATGCTGAATCCGAAGCTGATCAGATGCTACAAGATTTAGGCATCGATGAAGCAATGCAACACTTGAAGATGAGTGAATTAACGGAACCACAAAAAGTGAAAGTCCTCTTGGGCCAAGCTTTATTCGGTAATCCGGATGTTTTGTTATTAGATGAACCGACCAATGGGTTAGATGTCCAGTCAATCAGTTGGTTAGAAAACTTTTTAGCCGATTATAACAAGACTGTCATTGTCGTTTCTCATGATCGCCATTTCTTGAATCAAGTTTGTACCCATATGTGTGACGTTGATTTTGGTAAAATTACGTTATTCATGGGAAACTATGATTTCTGGATGGAATCAAGTCAATTGGCCTCTAAGCTACAAGCGAATGCCAATGCCAAAAAGGCGGACCAGATTAAAGAATTACAAGAATTCGTGGCGCGGTTTAGTGCGAATGCCTCGAAATCTAAGCAAGCGACTTCGCGGAAGAAACAATTGGAAAAGATTACGTTAGATGATATTAAGCCGTCATCACGTAAATACCCCTTCATCAAATTTACTCCCGAACGTGAGATTGGGAATGACTTATTGAAAGTTGAAAACGTCTCGAAAACAATCGACGGCGTTAAAATTCTTGATAACATCAGTTTCACATTGCGGCCAAATGAAAAAACGGCTTTAATTAGCCGGAGTGATGTTGCGACGACAACGTTAATGCAAATTATCGGCGGTGCCATGACACCGGATGCTGGGACCGTAACTTGGGGTCAAACCACGTCGCGGACGTATTTACCACGTGATATCAATGATGAATTTACTAATTCTGATTTGATGATTATTGATTGGTTACGACAATATGCGCCTAAAGAAGAGAGTGATGACACCTTCCTGCGGGGATTCTTAGGTAAGATGCTCTTCTCTGGCGAAGATGTGCAACGCAAAGTGAACGTGTTGTCTGGGGGCGAAAAGGTCCGCGGCATGTTATCTAAGATGATGCTTAGCCGGGCGAATGTCTTGCTGTTAGATGATCCTACGAACCATTTGGATTTGGAATCAATCACGGCGTTAAATGATAGTTTGATTGATTTTACTGGCGCGTTGATTTTCACATCGCATGACCACGAATTTATTCAAACGATTGCGGACCATATTGTGGAAGTTAGTGCTAAAGGGGTAGTTGATCGTGGTGATACGACGTATGATGAATACCTCAATCATGAAGCTATCCAAGGGCAAGTGAGTGAGCTGTACTAA
- the sufD gene encoding Fe-S cluster assembly protein SufD, which translates to MAKFNLLSSVQQYSRAQLEPAWLLALRTQAVIAALKLPAPHFEKIAYADWSLFELIAPSQIEVTAPTGVLATLGRTQQFYAVGATTIQLTLPTAALRQGVILSDLRSAMQTHGDLVQRYLARTMAVDDDKFGAWNTALMTNGFFLYIPANVQLEEPIEILQLVDQRQATRVVQRSLLIASSGAHVKVVQHLKSLGTQPTTVHHLVEVVATTNSQVEFAGLDELNAAATAYISRRGVVAADAQLDWELAEMNAGRVIGDFKTTLNGQGAQATVKTIAVANGQQTQGLNTRVTNVAPHTVAKIVQRGVILAQATLIFNGIGHIVKGAHGAQANQENRLLMLTSTARGDANPILLIDENDVEAGHAASVGRIDEQQLYYLMSRGISRPVAERLVIRGFLAGVITGLRSMKLQTALMALIERRLTDEI; encoded by the coding sequence ATGGCAAAATTTAACTTACTTAGCAGTGTGCAACAATATTCACGTGCACAACTAGAACCAGCTTGGTTATTGGCCTTAAGAACTCAGGCCGTTATAGCCGCTTTAAAGTTACCAGCACCGCATTTTGAAAAAATCGCATATGCCGACTGGTCACTATTTGAATTAATCGCTCCTAGCCAGATTGAAGTGACTGCGCCCACGGGGGTCCTTGCAACGTTAGGTCGTACGCAACAATTTTATGCAGTTGGTGCAACGACAATTCAGCTCACCTTACCAACTGCAGCTCTGCGCCAAGGCGTGATTCTATCAGATTTAAGGTCGGCCATGCAAACCCATGGCGACTTAGTGCAGCGGTATTTAGCGCGTACGATGGCGGTTGATGATGATAAGTTTGGGGCTTGGAATACGGCGCTCATGACCAATGGCTTTTTTCTGTACATTCCCGCCAACGTTCAACTTGAAGAACCAATTGAAATTCTCCAACTCGTTGATCAGCGACAGGCAACTCGTGTGGTGCAACGCAGCTTGTTGATTGCCAGTTCTGGAGCTCACGTTAAAGTTGTGCAGCATTTGAAGTCGCTCGGAACTCAGCCAACGACGGTTCATCATTTAGTAGAGGTCGTGGCGACTACCAATAGTCAGGTGGAATTTGCCGGCTTGGATGAGTTGAATGCGGCCGCAACGGCGTATATCAGTCGGCGTGGTGTGGTAGCGGCGGATGCCCAATTGGACTGGGAATTGGCTGAAATGAATGCCGGTCGCGTCATTGGTGATTTTAAGACGACTTTAAACGGTCAAGGTGCACAGGCGACGGTCAAAACGATTGCTGTTGCTAATGGTCAGCAAACCCAAGGGCTAAATACGCGGGTCACTAATGTTGCGCCACATACTGTCGCTAAAATTGTGCAACGGGGCGTTATTTTAGCGCAAGCCACGTTAATCTTTAATGGTATTGGTCATATTGTTAAGGGGGCCCATGGCGCGCAAGCCAATCAAGAAAATCGACTCTTGATGTTGACCTCAACGGCGCGTGGTGATGCCAACCCTATTCTATTAATTGACGAGAATGATGTTGAAGCAGGGCATGCGGCTAGTGTCGGGCGCATTGATGAGCAGCAATTGTATTATCTAATGAGTCGTGGTATTTCACGCCCGGTAGCCGAACGGTTAGTGATACGTGGCTTTTTAGCGGGGGTCATTACGGGCTTGCGGTCGATGAAGTTACAGACCGCACTCATGGCGTTAATTGAAAGGCGGTTAACTGATGAAATCTAA